Proteins from a single region of Zingiber officinale cultivar Zhangliang unplaced genomic scaffold, Zo_v1.1 ctg31, whole genome shotgun sequence:
- the LOC122037405 gene encoding uncharacterized protein LOC122037405 — protein sequence MFNDANDAMIKKPPLGPSESLLIRRRGKAVPAPLDLAPVVGAQEREYTSLRDVIVGGPPQSASVLASPVATPGAGEIRMKNRLVQQAAQAYLQPTPTAASQRPRRGLLLSSDGESCGEHLRHCLRFFAGICRSVWQFFCPFESSRFLLIHIRC from the coding sequence ATGTTCAACGACGCCAACGACGCTATGATCAAGAAGCCCCCGCTGGGTCCGTCGGAGAGCCTCCTAATCCGTCGGCGAGGTAAAGCCGTCCCGGCGCCGCTCGACCTCGCGCCCGTCGTCGGCGCCCAGGAGAGGGAGTACACCAGCCTCCGCGACGTCATCGTTGGCGGTCCGCCGCAGTCTGCCTCCGTGCTCGCCTCTCCCGTCGCCACGCCCGGCGCCGGCGAGATCCGGATGAAGAACCGCCTCGTCCAGCAGGCGGCGCAGGCGTACCTTCAGCCGACTCCTACGGCCGCCAGCCAGCGTCCCCGCCGTGGACTCCTCCTCTCCTCCGACGGAGAATCCTGCGGCGAGCACCTACGCCACTGCCTCCGGTTCTTCGCCGGCATCTGCCGGTCGGTCTGGCAATTCTTTTGCCCGTTTGAATCCAGTAGATTTCTCCTCATTCATATCAGATGCTGA